One genomic window of Paramormyrops kingsleyae isolate MSU_618 chromosome 20, PKINGS_0.4, whole genome shotgun sequence includes the following:
- the pex6 gene encoding peroxisomal ATPase PEX6 isoform X2, protein MAVQVELSCLDTFPPHLNPLHLLASKSQFCRLLQRSDESAYVLVFSRKRQSPSSSEMFFCVHLTTEGEAMGSEEAVSYDAPLKLYTSTLFHRHYGLQHGAMGSVRLISPIGLEKIVIGARSRQSFKWATSDSFSNGLLVLASCQKHAIVARQGDALLVPYHPLFGEDVAQVHQQLSDLFVLECTPVTQGVVTVSTSVVVADCRDLVHNPEPVPSASTGRVLSALFASDFAHYASSLDGRSSLLQKSQLMNSDFSVVLQALECRFEVMVVDIFSLRKQGRLQAAEEQQSEIDVDGAIFVGKSLLLKLGLFNHEWVIGSALSPSCDKTKLSPGRVEERPPRKDAARSRASGGHLASVVAADLGKSADLDLQENVAFVSPALWFNLSGGEPVPVSNRMVKIKRCSEPAPEVGARLSESRSRSACPPCAKELHIQLVVSPQYDCNGLFDGILAEHFSTPRLVQDGDLLCVPSEGRAELLETSSEGFMGWPMLYFRVKKVCSSGEMGDRSPAAYLADTVNTSLYMGGAVNSLVPCSSLGDAPSYWSSLSPPGLSKAVDQLTTIMQPYLYDSIAVIATVPSPPELSPDVTAVFVHQVEVESPTEEQRRAMLVSLSVGMPLGKDVNLGRTARQTAGFLLGDLNALLTQAGKAAHRRLLKTCFPEGITPQAELDLCSSGVSVLNVDLTAALEHLQEAHSQAVGAPKVPSVKWQDVGGLQHVKKEILDTIQLPLEHPELVSLGLRRSGLLLYGPPGTGKTLLAKAVATECSMTFLSVKGPELLNMYVGQSEENVREVFSKAKAASPCIIFFDELDSLAPNRGRSGDSGGVMDRVVSQLLAELDGLDSSGDVFVIGATNRPDLLDQSLLRPGRFDKLVYVGINEDRQSQLQVLQAIAREFKMEPCVSLVDIVERCPPQLTGADMYALCSDAMTLAIKRKINCIQEGLDTESSQLVLSSEDFWQALEKLRPSVSDQELLKYKLIQQKFAAK, encoded by the exons ATGGCAGTTCAGGTAGAATTGTCATGTTTGGATACTTTTCCTCCTCATCTAAACCCTTTGCACCTTCTTGCGAGCAAGAGCCAGTTTTGCCGTCTGCTCCAGAGAAGCGATGAGTCCGCCTACGTGCTGGTGTTCTCACGAAAGCGGCAATCTCCGTCTAGTTCCGAAATGTTTTTCTGTGTACACTTAACGACGGAGGGAGAGGCGATGGGGTCCGAGGAGGCTGTCAGTTACGATGCTCCTTTAAAACTGTATACCAGCACTCTGTTTCATAGGCATTACGGTCTGCAGCATGGTGCAATGGGCAGCGTGCGTTTAATTTCGCCGATCGGGCTTGAAAAAATAGTGATCGGTGCTCGAAGCCGGCAGAGCTTCAAATGGGCGACGTCTGACAGCTTTTCTAACGGGCTGCTTGTGTTGGCGTCCTGTCAAAAGCATGCGATTGTGGCCAGACAGGGCGACGCTCTGCTGGTGCCCTACCACCCCCTATTCGGGGAGGACGTGGCTCAGGTGCATCAGCAGCTCTCCGACCTGTTTGTGCTGGAGTGCACGCCTGTCACCCAGGGGGTTGTAACTGTCAGCACCAGCGTAGTGGTGGCGGATTGCAGGGACTTGGTGCACAATCCGGAGCCTGTGCCCAGCGCCAGCACTGGCAGGGTTTTAAGCGCCCTTTTCGCCTCCGATTTCGCGCATTATGCCAGCAGTTTAGATGGCAGAAGCTCCCTTTTGCAAAAGAGCCAGCTTATGAACTCGGACTTTTCTGTGGTGTTGCAAGCGCTGGAGTGTCGCTTTGAAGTCATGGTCGTCGACATCTTCAGCCTGAGAAAGCAAGGCAGGCTGCAAGCGGCGGAAGAGCAGCAGTCTGAGATTGACGTGGACGGTGCTATCTTTGTAGGCAAGAGCCTGCTACTTAAACTTGGACTATTTAATCACGAGTGGGTGATTGGGTCCGCGTTAAGTCCTTCATGCGACAAAACGAAGCTAAGTCCAGGGAGAGTAGAGGAGAGACCCCCACGGAAGGATGCTGCCAGGAGCCGGGCCAGCGGGGGTCACCTCGCCTCTGTCGTAGCCGCTGACTTGGGGAAGTCCGCTGATTTGGACCTGCAGGAAAACGTGGCTTTCGTCTCTCCCGCGCTGTGGTTTAATCTGTCGGGTGGAGAGCCGGTGCCCGTCAGCAACAGGATGGTAAAGATAAAG CGGTGCAGCGAGCCGGCACCGGAGGTGGGGGCGCGGCTTTCGGAGAGCCGCTCCCGCAGCGCCTGTCCGCCTTGCGCCAAGGAGCTTCACATTCAGCTGGTCGTTTCTCCCCAGTACGACTGCAACGGGCTTTTCGACGGCATCCTCGCTGAGCATTTCAGCACGCCCAG GCTGGTGCAGGACGGTGATCTGTTGTGCGTCCCCAGCGAAGGCCGAGCGGAGCTCCTGGAGACCAGCTCTGAGGGCTTCATGGG ttgGCCAATGCTGTACTTTAGGGTGAAGAAAGTGTGCAGCAGCGGGGAGATGGGAGACAGGAGCCCGGCTGCGTATTTAGCGGATACGGTGAACACGTCTCTCTACATG GGCGGCGCCGTCAACAGCCTGGTCCCTTGTTCGTCGCTGGGTGATGCTCCTTCCTACTGGTCGAGCCTCTCTCCCCCTGGCCTCTCCAAGGCTGTGGATCAGCTGACCACCATTATGCAGCCTTACCTCTATGACAG CATTGCGGTCATCGCCACGGTGCCCAGCCCCCCAGAGCTGTCCCCGGATGTGACGGCGGTGTTTGTCCACCAGGTGGAGGTGGAGAGTCCCACCGAGGAGCAGAGGCGGGCCATGCTGGTCAGCCTGAGCGTGGGAATGCCACTGGGAAAGGATGTCAACCTGGGGAGGACGGCCAGGCAGACAGCG gggttCCTGCTGGGTGACCTCAATGCGTTACTGACACAGGCTGGGAAGGCCGCACACAGAAGGCTGCTGAAAACCTG ttTTCCAGAGGGCATCACACCTCAGGCTGAGCTGGACCTCTGCTCCTCAGGCGTGTCCGTGCTGAACGTCGACCTCACCGCCGCTCTCGAGCACCTGCAGGAGGCCCACTCGCAGGCCGTCGGCGCTCCCAAG GTTCCCTCGGTCAAGTGGCAGGATGTGGGTGGTCTGCAGCACGTGAAGAAGGAGATCCTAGATACCATCCAGCTGCCCTTGGAGCACCCGGAGCTGGTATCGCTGGGACTGCGGCGGTCCGGGCTGCTTCTTTATGGACCCCCTGGAACGGGCAAGACTCTGCTGGCCAAGGCTGTGGCCACTGAGTGCTCCATGACCTTCCTCAG CGTCAAAGGACCGGAGCTGCTGAACATGTACGTTGGACAAAGTGAGGAAAATGTTCGAGAAG TATTTTCCAAAGCAAAGGCTGCCTCCCCCTGTATAATCTTCTTTGATGAGCTGGACTCCCTCGCTCCCAACAGGGGGCGTAGTGGGGACTCTGGAGGCGTGATGGACCG GGTGGTCTCCCAGCTGCTGGCTGAGCTAGACGGGCTGGATTCCTCCGGGGACGTGTTTGTGATTGGTGCCACTAACCGGCCTGACTTACTGGACCAGTCGCTGCTGAGACCTGGCAG GTTCGATAAGCTGGTCTATgttgggattaatgaagaccgGCAGTCCCAGCTGCAGGTCCTGCAGGCCATCGCCAGAGA GTTTAAAATGGAGCCTTGTGTCAGCCTCGTGGACATCGTGGAGCgctgccccccccagctgacCGGCGCTGACATGTACGCGCTCTGCTCGGACGCCATGACGTTGGCTATCAAGAGGAAGATCAACTGCATCCAGGAAG GTCTGGACACAGAGAGCTCACAGCTTGTCCTCTCATCTGAGGACTTCTGGCAGGCCCTGGAGAAACTCCGGCCTTCCGTGTCGGACCAGGAGCTGCTCAAGTACAAGTTGATCCAGCAGAAATTTGCTGCCAAGTGA
- the pex6 gene encoding peroxisomal ATPase PEX6 isoform X1, giving the protein MAVQVELSCLDTFPPHLNPLHLLASKSQFCRLLQRSDESAYVLVFSRKRQSPSSSEMFFCVHLTTEGEAMGSEEAVSYDAPLKLYTSTLFHRHYGLQHGAMGSVRLISPIGLEKIVIGARSRQSFKWATSDSFSNGLLVLASCQKHAIVARQGDALLVPYHPLFGEDVAQVHQQLSDLFVLECTPVTQGVVTVSTSVVVADCRDLVHNPEPVPSASTGRVLSALFASDFAHYASSLDGRSSLLQKSQLMNSDFSVVLQALECRFEVMVVDIFSLRKQGRLQAAEEQQSEIDVDGAIFVGKSLLLKLGLFNHEWVIGSALSPSCDKTKLSPGRVEERPPRKDAARSRASGGHLASVVAADLGKSADLDLQENVAFVSPALWFNLSGGEPVPVSNRMVKIKRCSEPAPEVGARLSESRSRSACPPCAKELHIQLVVSPQYDCNGLFDGILAEHFSTPRLVQDGDLLCVPSEGRAELLETSSEGFMGWPMLYFRVKKVCSSGEMGDRSPAAYLADTVNTSLYMGGAVNSLVPCSSLGDAPSYWSSLSPPGLSKAVDQLTTIMQPYLYDSSAALGTCTVLLSGPGACGKVTAARAACRRLNLHFLKVDCVQLCADTASACEAKLRSAFGRAGRHWPCVLLLRNVHLLGRQHDGPDDDARVLGALARLVSGCPASIAVIATVPSPPELSPDVTAVFVHQVEVESPTEEQRRAMLVSLSVGMPLGKDVNLGRTARQTAGFLLGDLNALLTQAGKAAHRRLLKTCFPEGITPQAELDLCSSGVSVLNVDLTAALEHLQEAHSQAVGAPKVPSVKWQDVGGLQHVKKEILDTIQLPLEHPELVSLGLRRSGLLLYGPPGTGKTLLAKAVATECSMTFLSVKGPELLNMYVGQSEENVREVFSKAKAASPCIIFFDELDSLAPNRGRSGDSGGVMDRVVSQLLAELDGLDSSGDVFVIGATNRPDLLDQSLLRPGRFDKLVYVGINEDRQSQLQVLQAIAREFKMEPCVSLVDIVERCPPQLTGADMYALCSDAMTLAIKRKINCIQEGLDTESSQLVLSSEDFWQALEKLRPSVSDQELLKYKLIQQKFAAK; this is encoded by the exons ATGGCAGTTCAGGTAGAATTGTCATGTTTGGATACTTTTCCTCCTCATCTAAACCCTTTGCACCTTCTTGCGAGCAAGAGCCAGTTTTGCCGTCTGCTCCAGAGAAGCGATGAGTCCGCCTACGTGCTGGTGTTCTCACGAAAGCGGCAATCTCCGTCTAGTTCCGAAATGTTTTTCTGTGTACACTTAACGACGGAGGGAGAGGCGATGGGGTCCGAGGAGGCTGTCAGTTACGATGCTCCTTTAAAACTGTATACCAGCACTCTGTTTCATAGGCATTACGGTCTGCAGCATGGTGCAATGGGCAGCGTGCGTTTAATTTCGCCGATCGGGCTTGAAAAAATAGTGATCGGTGCTCGAAGCCGGCAGAGCTTCAAATGGGCGACGTCTGACAGCTTTTCTAACGGGCTGCTTGTGTTGGCGTCCTGTCAAAAGCATGCGATTGTGGCCAGACAGGGCGACGCTCTGCTGGTGCCCTACCACCCCCTATTCGGGGAGGACGTGGCTCAGGTGCATCAGCAGCTCTCCGACCTGTTTGTGCTGGAGTGCACGCCTGTCACCCAGGGGGTTGTAACTGTCAGCACCAGCGTAGTGGTGGCGGATTGCAGGGACTTGGTGCACAATCCGGAGCCTGTGCCCAGCGCCAGCACTGGCAGGGTTTTAAGCGCCCTTTTCGCCTCCGATTTCGCGCATTATGCCAGCAGTTTAGATGGCAGAAGCTCCCTTTTGCAAAAGAGCCAGCTTATGAACTCGGACTTTTCTGTGGTGTTGCAAGCGCTGGAGTGTCGCTTTGAAGTCATGGTCGTCGACATCTTCAGCCTGAGAAAGCAAGGCAGGCTGCAAGCGGCGGAAGAGCAGCAGTCTGAGATTGACGTGGACGGTGCTATCTTTGTAGGCAAGAGCCTGCTACTTAAACTTGGACTATTTAATCACGAGTGGGTGATTGGGTCCGCGTTAAGTCCTTCATGCGACAAAACGAAGCTAAGTCCAGGGAGAGTAGAGGAGAGACCCCCACGGAAGGATGCTGCCAGGAGCCGGGCCAGCGGGGGTCACCTCGCCTCTGTCGTAGCCGCTGACTTGGGGAAGTCCGCTGATTTGGACCTGCAGGAAAACGTGGCTTTCGTCTCTCCCGCGCTGTGGTTTAATCTGTCGGGTGGAGAGCCGGTGCCCGTCAGCAACAGGATGGTAAAGATAAAG CGGTGCAGCGAGCCGGCACCGGAGGTGGGGGCGCGGCTTTCGGAGAGCCGCTCCCGCAGCGCCTGTCCGCCTTGCGCCAAGGAGCTTCACATTCAGCTGGTCGTTTCTCCCCAGTACGACTGCAACGGGCTTTTCGACGGCATCCTCGCTGAGCATTTCAGCACGCCCAG GCTGGTGCAGGACGGTGATCTGTTGTGCGTCCCCAGCGAAGGCCGAGCGGAGCTCCTGGAGACCAGCTCTGAGGGCTTCATGGG ttgGCCAATGCTGTACTTTAGGGTGAAGAAAGTGTGCAGCAGCGGGGAGATGGGAGACAGGAGCCCGGCTGCGTATTTAGCGGATACGGTGAACACGTCTCTCTACATG GGCGGCGCCGTCAACAGCCTGGTCCCTTGTTCGTCGCTGGGTGATGCTCCTTCCTACTGGTCGAGCCTCTCTCCCCCTGGCCTCTCCAAGGCTGTGGATCAGCTGACCACCATTATGCAGCCTTACCTCTATGACAG TTCTGCAGCACTGGGCACTTGCACCGTCCTGCTGTCGGGACCGGGGGCGTGCGGCAAAGTGACAGCTGCCAGAGCTGCCTGCCGCAGGTTAAACCTGCATTTCCTAAAG GTTGACTGCGTGCAGCTCTGCGCAGACACGGCCTCGGCCTGCGAAGCAAAGTTGCGCTCGGCCTTCGGTAGGGCGGGCAGACACTGGCCTTGTGTGCTACTGCTGAGGAATGTGCATCTGCTGGGCCGGCAGCACGACGGGCCTGACGACGACGCCAGGGTCCTGGGCGCCCTGGCGCGGCTCGTATCCGGCTGCCCGgccag CATTGCGGTCATCGCCACGGTGCCCAGCCCCCCAGAGCTGTCCCCGGATGTGACGGCGGTGTTTGTCCACCAGGTGGAGGTGGAGAGTCCCACCGAGGAGCAGAGGCGGGCCATGCTGGTCAGCCTGAGCGTGGGAATGCCACTGGGAAAGGATGTCAACCTGGGGAGGACGGCCAGGCAGACAGCG gggttCCTGCTGGGTGACCTCAATGCGTTACTGACACAGGCTGGGAAGGCCGCACACAGAAGGCTGCTGAAAACCTG ttTTCCAGAGGGCATCACACCTCAGGCTGAGCTGGACCTCTGCTCCTCAGGCGTGTCCGTGCTGAACGTCGACCTCACCGCCGCTCTCGAGCACCTGCAGGAGGCCCACTCGCAGGCCGTCGGCGCTCCCAAG GTTCCCTCGGTCAAGTGGCAGGATGTGGGTGGTCTGCAGCACGTGAAGAAGGAGATCCTAGATACCATCCAGCTGCCCTTGGAGCACCCGGAGCTGGTATCGCTGGGACTGCGGCGGTCCGGGCTGCTTCTTTATGGACCCCCTGGAACGGGCAAGACTCTGCTGGCCAAGGCTGTGGCCACTGAGTGCTCCATGACCTTCCTCAG CGTCAAAGGACCGGAGCTGCTGAACATGTACGTTGGACAAAGTGAGGAAAATGTTCGAGAAG TATTTTCCAAAGCAAAGGCTGCCTCCCCCTGTATAATCTTCTTTGATGAGCTGGACTCCCTCGCTCCCAACAGGGGGCGTAGTGGGGACTCTGGAGGCGTGATGGACCG GGTGGTCTCCCAGCTGCTGGCTGAGCTAGACGGGCTGGATTCCTCCGGGGACGTGTTTGTGATTGGTGCCACTAACCGGCCTGACTTACTGGACCAGTCGCTGCTGAGACCTGGCAG GTTCGATAAGCTGGTCTATgttgggattaatgaagaccgGCAGTCCCAGCTGCAGGTCCTGCAGGCCATCGCCAGAGA GTTTAAAATGGAGCCTTGTGTCAGCCTCGTGGACATCGTGGAGCgctgccccccccagctgacCGGCGCTGACATGTACGCGCTCTGCTCGGACGCCATGACGTTGGCTATCAAGAGGAAGATCAACTGCATCCAGGAAG GTCTGGACACAGAGAGCTCACAGCTTGTCCTCTCATCTGAGGACTTCTGGCAGGCCCTGGAGAAACTCCGGCCTTCCGTGTCGGACCAGGAGCTGCTCAAGTACAAGTTGATCCAGCAGAAATTTGCTGCCAAGTGA